From the genome of Geminocystis herdmanii PCC 6308, one region includes:
- a CDS encoding DUF7682 family zinc-binding protein: MSRRKKKFACGHSGYGRECHRCEQSLVAREQKRREKNAWQETFCNDPIDLSSLPKNVVLKARQIIHNIQNHTSYTNFRGKRLRHDRFIISIPVTRNYRLICRDYGSFVAPEAVVSHEDYNVCKPGI, encoded by the coding sequence ATGTCGAGAAGAAAGAAAAAGTTTGCTTGTGGTCACAGTGGTTACGGTAGAGAATGCCATAGATGTGAGCAATCTCTTGTGGCTAGGGAGCAAAAAAGACGAGAAAAGAATGCTTGGCAGGAGACATTTTGTAATGATCCCATTGATTTAAGCTCTTTACCGAAAAATGTCGTCTTAAAAGCGAGACAGATTATCCATAATATTCAAAATCATACCAGTTATACCAATTTTAGGGGAAAAAGGTTACGGCACGATCGATTTATTATTAGTATTCCCGTGACGAGAAATTATCGCCTTATCTGTAGGGATTACGGCAGTTTTGTCGCCCCCGAAGCGGTGGTTTCCCATGAGGATTATAACGTTTGTAAACCCGGCATTTAA
- a CDS encoding Uma2 family endonuclease produces the protein MTTVLNLQSITALNRQQFYQLCLNNPELSLERNPQGELIIMSPVGGISGKKEANLIGDLIVWNRQKKLGEVFSSSTIFSLPNGGDRSPDVAWVSLEKWETLSEKEKEGFPPICPDFVIELRSKSDRLKPLQEKMKEYLDSGLKLGWLINPQDKTVEIYRPNQAVEVLKMPVNLSGENVLLDLEITLDY, from the coding sequence ATGACTACTGTATTAAATCTTCAGTCAATTACTGCTTTAAATAGACAACAATTTTATCAACTTTGTCTCAATAATCCCGAATTATCATTAGAAAGAAATCCTCAAGGAGAATTAATTATTATGTCCCCCGTTGGTGGTATAAGTGGAAAAAAAGAAGCTAATTTAATTGGTGATTTAATTGTTTGGAATCGTCAAAAAAAACTAGGAGAGGTTTTTAGCTCATCGACTATATTTAGTTTACCAAATGGGGGCGATCGAAGTCCAGATGTGGCTTGGGTATCTTTAGAAAAATGGGAAACATTGAGCGAAAAAGAAAAGGAAGGATTCCCCCCTATTTGCCCTGATTTTGTCATAGAATTAAGATCAAAAAGCGATAGACTTAAACCGTTACAGGAAAAAATGAAGGAGTATTTAGACTCAGGATTAAAGTTAGGATGGTTAATTAATCCACAGGATAAAACCGTAGAAATTTATCGTCCAAATCAAGCTGTAGAAGTATTGAAAATGCCCGTTAATTTATCAGGAGAAAATGTTTTATTAGACTTAGAAATAACTTTAGATTACTAA
- the minE gene encoding cell division topological specificity factor MinE, which produces MFKDIVNTISTWAAPKKSRYRAKNRLELVIAHDRAGVNPELIDKMRLEILEVVSRYLDVDVEEMEFSIQSNDRATSLSANLPIKKVKRTPDTI; this is translated from the coding sequence ATGTTCAAAGATATAGTCAATACGATTAGTACATGGGCTGCCCCCAAAAAAAGTCGCTATCGTGCTAAAAATAGACTAGAGTTAGTTATCGCGCACGATCGAGCTGGAGTTAACCCCGAATTAATTGATAAAATGCGCCTAGAAATATTAGAAGTCGTGAGTCGTTATTTGGATGTGGATGTAGAAGAAATGGAGTTTTCGATTCAAAGTAACGATCGAGCTACATCTTTAAGTGCTAATTTACCCATTAAAAAAGTCAAAAGGACTCCTGACACCATCTAA
- a CDS encoding BrnT family toxin codes for MNIVYNLQGIEFEWDSNKADSNVIKHGVTFEEAVEVFLDPFYQTGDATRNNEQREFILGYSLKYRLLLVIFMEKNQRNRIISARLATRYEQKLYEQS; via the coding sequence ATGAATATTGTTTATAATTTACAAGGAATAGAGTTTGAATGGGATAGTAATAAAGCTGATAGTAATGTTATTAAACATGGAGTCACATTTGAAGAAGCTGTAGAGGTTTTTTTAGATCCATTTTATCAAACAGGAGATGCTACTAGAAACAATGAGCAAAGAGAATTTATTCTCGGTTACTCTTTAAAATATCGTCTTTTATTAGTCATTTTTATGGAAAAAAATCAAAGAAATCGTATTATTTCCGCCCGTCTTGCTACTCGTTATGAACAAAAATTATATGAACAATCATAA
- a CDS encoding Uma2 family endonuclease has product MTTVLNIQSITALNRQQFYQLCLNNPELSLERNPQGELIIISPVGGISGRKESDLNFKISLWNEEKKLGIVFSSSTIFSLPNGGDRSPDVAWVSLEKWETLSEKEKEGFPPICPDFVIELRSKSDRLKPLQEKMREYLDSGLKLGWLINPQDKTVEIYRPNQVVEVVKMPVNLSGENVLLGLEITLDY; this is encoded by the coding sequence ATGACTACTGTATTAAATATTCAGTCAATTACGGCTTTAAATAGACAACAATTTTATCAACTTTGTCTCAATAATCCAGAATTATCCTTAGAAAGAAATCCTCAAGGAGAGTTAATTATTATATCCCCCGTTGGTGGTATAAGTGGCAGAAAAGAATCTGACTTAAATTTTAAAATTAGTCTTTGGAATGAAGAAAAAAAATTAGGCATTGTGTTTAGTTCATCGACTATATTTAGTTTACCAAATGGGGGCGATAGAAGTCCAGATGTGGCTTGGGTATCTTTAGAAAAATGGGAAACATTAAGCGAAAAAGAAAAGGAAGGATTCCCCCCTATTTGCCCTGATTTTGTCATAGAATTAAGATCAAAAAGTGATAGACTTAAACCGTTACAAGAAAAAATGAGAGAGTATTTAGACTCAGGATTAAAGTTAGGATGGTTAATTAATCCACAGGATAAAACCGTAGAAATTTATCGTCCAAATCAAGTGGTTGAAGTAGTAAAAATGCCCGTTAATTTATCAGGAGAAAATGTTTTATTAGGCTTAGAAATAACTTTAGATTACTAA
- a CDS encoding Uma2 family endonuclease → MTTVLNLQSITALNRQQFYQLCLNNPELSLERNPQGELIIMSPVGAESGEKEANLITDINNWNRQKKLGKVFSSSTIFSLPNGGDRSPDVAWVSLEKWETLSEKEKEGFPPICPDFVIELRSKSDRLKPLQEKMKEYLDSGLKLGWLINPQDKTVEIYRPNQVVEVVKMPVNLSGENVLLGLEITLDY, encoded by the coding sequence ATGACTACTGTATTAAATCTTCAGTCAATTACTGCTTTAAATAGACAACAATTTTATCAACTTTGTCTCAATAATCCAGAATTATCATTAGAAAGAAATCCTCAAGGAGAATTAATTATTATGTCCCCCGTTGGTGCTGAAAGTGGCGAAAAAGAAGCTAATTTAATCACAGATATTAATAACTGGAATCGTCAAAAAAAACTAGGGAAAGTATTTAGTTCATCGACTATATTTAGTTTACCAAATGGGGGCGATCGAAGTCCAGATGTGGCTTGGGTATCTTTAGAAAAATGGGAAACATTAAGCGAAAAAGAAAAGGAAGGATTCCCCCCTATTTGCCCTGATTTTGTCATAGAATTAAGATCAAAAAGTGATAGACTTAAACCGTTACAAGAAAAAATGAAGGAGTATTTAGACTCAGGATTAAAGTTAGGATGGTTAATTAATCCACAGGATAAAACCGTAGAAATTTATCGTCCAAATCAAGTGGTTGAAGTAGTAAAAATGCCCGTTAATTTATCAGGAGAAAATGTTTTATTAGGCTTAGAAATAACTTTAGATTACTAA
- a CDS encoding YqiA/YcfP family alpha/beta fold hydrolase codes for MNQPTQNYQYLYLHGFTSSPKSYKAVYFNQKYQEIGITLNILDFNQPDFVNLSLTRQINQVSQIIEDNPHQQFILIGSSFGGLTANWIGYKYTDRIKALVLIAPALNFAKSWLPKLTEETLKQWQEKGFISVYHHGENKELLLSYHFWKDLITYDDSIVNHDIPTLIFHGTEDATIPIEVSREYAQNRPQVILKEFNSDHTLGDCVDQMWLEIVDFTKALK; via the coding sequence ATGAATCAACCCACACAAAATTATCAATATCTTTACTTACATGGTTTTACCTCAAGCCCAAAATCTTATAAAGCGGTATATTTTAACCAAAAATACCAAGAAATAGGTATTACCTTAAATATTCTCGACTTTAATCAACCAGATTTTGTGAATCTTAGTCTTACTCGTCAAATTAATCAAGTTAGTCAGATTATTGAAGATAACCCTCATCAACAATTTATCTTAATCGGTTCGAGTTTTGGCGGATTAACTGCTAATTGGATAGGCTATAAATATACTGATAGAATCAAGGCTTTAGTGTTAATTGCACCAGCCTTAAACTTTGCTAAAAGTTGGCTACCAAAGTTGACAGAAGAAACCTTAAAACAATGGCAAGAAAAAGGTTTTATTTCTGTTTATCATCATGGCGAAAATAAAGAATTATTATTGAGTTATCATTTTTGGAAAGACTTAATAACTTATGATGATTCGATCGTAAATCATGATATTCCCACTTTAATTTTTCATGGCACAGAAGATGCTACTATTCCTATTGAAGTTAGTCGAGAATATGCCCAAAATCGTCCTCAAGTTATCTTAAAAGAGTTTAACAGTGATCATACTCTAGGTGATTGTGTAGATCAAATGTGGTTAGAAATCGTGGATTTTACCAAAGCCTTAAAATAA
- the minD gene encoding septum site-determining protein MinD, with translation MSRVIVITSGKGGVGKTTITANLGTAVAQLGKKVCLIDADFGLRNLDLLLGLEQRVVYTIIDVLSGECTLEKAIVKDKRTPGLNLLPAAQNRTKDAITPDQMKDVIEQLSPNFDFIFVDCPAGIEMGFRNAIVAAQEALIVTTPEVAAVRDADRVVGLLESENMKSIRLIVNRLRPEMVQADEMLSVEDILDLLVVPLIGIVPDDKRIITSANRGEPLVISEQESLPAMAIKNIARRIDGVEVPYLDLMASQDTLFTRLKRFFGLSNKQN, from the coding sequence ATGAGTAGAGTTATTGTTATTACATCTGGAAAAGGTGGGGTGGGTAAAACCACCATTACAGCTAATTTAGGTACGGCGGTGGCACAGTTAGGGAAAAAAGTCTGTTTAATCGATGCGGATTTTGGTTTAAGAAATTTGGATTTATTGTTAGGATTAGAACAAAGGGTTGTTTACACTATTATTGATGTTTTATCGGGAGAGTGTACTTTAGAAAAGGCGATCGTCAAGGATAAAAGAACTCCGGGGTTAAATTTGTTACCTGCGGCACAAAATCGCACTAAGGATGCCATTACACCAGATCAAATGAAGGATGTAATTGAACAATTAAGCCCTAATTTTGACTTTATTTTTGTGGATTGCCCTGCGGGTATTGAAATGGGATTTAGGAATGCGATCGTAGCCGCCCAAGAGGCTTTAATTGTGACAACTCCTGAAGTTGCTGCCGTTAGGGATGCCGATCGAGTAGTGGGACTGTTAGAAAGTGAGAATATGAAAAGTATTCGCCTAATCGTCAATCGTCTGCGTCCAGAAATGGTACAAGCCGATGAAATGTTAAGCGTAGAAGATATTTTAGACTTATTAGTCGTGCCTTTAATTGGTATTGTACCAGATGATAAGAGAATTATTACATCCGCTAACCGTGGTGAGCCTTTAGTAATCAGTGAACAAGAATCTCTCCCCGCTATGGCAATCAAAAATATTGCTAGAAGAATCGATGGTGTAGAAGTTCCTTATCTGGATTTAATGGCTAGTCAAGATACCCTTTTTACTCGATTAAAGCGTTTTTTCGGTTTATCCAATAAACAAAACTAA
- a CDS encoding ribbon-helix-helix protein, CopG family encodes MNNHKDYTLTIKPRSEEIISIKIPSDTLKQLEEIAQEKDMSLEALIRFYIGKNLREEISQKFAQKLMNSTLKVLSKHISSESEREQIIKEIQLEL; translated from the coding sequence ATGAACAATCATAAAGATTATACTTTAACAATCAAGCCTCGTTCTGAGGAAATAATATCTATTAAAATTCCTTCAGATACCCTTAAACAATTAGAAGAAATAGCTCAAGAAAAAGATATGTCTTTGGAGGCTTTAATCAGATTTTATATAGGCAAAAATTTAAGGGAAGAAATTAGTCAAAAATTTGCTCAAAAATTAATGAACTCTACTCTAAAAGTTTTAAGTAAGCATATTTCTTCTGAGTCAGAAAGAGAACAAATTATTAAAGAAATTCAATTAGAATTATAG
- a CDS encoding FAD-binding domain-containing protein codes for MNNLIIFWHRKDLRITDNLGLFSARKKNNKIIGIFCLDPAILKGDDIAPARVKYLLECLEELQKNYQKLGSDLLIFHDSPLNIIPSLAEALKAEAVYWNLDVEPFSRQRDKTIELALQTKGIRIETFWDQLLHPPETILSKSNTPYTVYTPFWNNWSQQEKLKPLPPIQDLSSLTEEEYTVSKKLGLIPLPSLKDLGFIWDNELLLSGGETPAQERLEYFCRYLLCDYNEQRNYPAMDGTSQLSAAIKFGSIAPRTLWQNTVEELENTQSDEARENIITWQKELAWREFYQHCLYFFPALAEGAYRQQFKNFPWQNDEKLFQAWCEGKTGYPIVDASMRQLNETGWMHNRCRMIVASFLTKDLIIDWRWGEKYFMQKLYDGDLASNNGGWQWSASSGMDAKPLRIFNPASQAQKFDNEGEYIRRWLPEISHLDTAELVTGKISPILAQSCDYPSPIVDHSQQQRLFKQIYSSLK; via the coding sequence ATGAATAATTTAATCATTTTTTGGCATCGTAAAGATTTGAGAATTACTGATAATCTCGGCTTATTTTCTGCTAGGAAAAAAAACAATAAAATTATCGGAATATTTTGTCTTGATCCTGCTATTTTAAAAGGTGATGATATAGCCCCAGCAAGGGTAAAATATTTATTGGAATGTTTGGAAGAATTGCAAAAAAATTATCAAAAATTAGGGAGTGATTTACTAATTTTTCATGATTCTCCTCTGAATATTATCCCTTCTTTAGCAGAAGCATTAAAAGCAGAAGCAGTTTATTGGAATCTTGATGTTGAGCCTTTTTCACGACAACGGGATAAGACGATCGAACTTGCATTACAAACAAAGGGTATCAGAATTGAGACATTTTGGGATCAATTATTGCATCCCCCTGAGACAATTCTTTCTAAGTCTAATACTCCCTATACGGTTTATACTCCTTTTTGGAATAATTGGTCACAACAGGAAAAATTAAAACCCCTCCCCCCTATTCAAGATTTATCGAGTTTGACGGAGGAAGAATATACCGTTAGTAAAAAATTGGGGTTAATTCCTTTACCCTCTTTGAAGGATTTAGGTTTTATTTGGGATAATGAATTGTTGCTTTCCGGGGGAGAAACTCCTGCACAGGAAAGATTAGAGTATTTTTGTCGTTATTTGTTATGTGATTATAATGAGCAGAGAAATTATCCTGCGATGGATGGCACATCTCAATTAAGCGCAGCAATAAAATTTGGTTCGATCGCACCGAGAACTTTATGGCAAAATACAGTAGAGGAGTTAGAAAATACCCAAAGTGACGAAGCCAGAGAGAATATCATTACATGGCAAAAGGAGTTAGCATGGCGGGAATTTTATCAACACTGTCTCTATTTTTTCCCTGCATTGGCGGAGGGTGCGTATCGACAACAATTTAAAAACTTTCCTTGGCAAAATGACGAGAAATTATTTCAAGCATGGTGTGAAGGCAAAACAGGTTATCCCATTGTGGATGCGTCTATGAGACAGTTAAACGAAACGGGATGGATGCACAATCGTTGTCGCATGATAGTTGCCAGTTTCTTAACCAAAGACTTGATTATTGATTGGCGTTGGGGGGAGAAATACTTTATGCAGAAACTCTATGATGGTGACTTAGCCTCTAATAATGGCGGTTGGCAATGGAGTGCCTCCAGTGGTATGGATGCCAAGCCGTTACGGATTTTTAACCCTGCTTCTCAAGCCCAAAAATTTGACAATGAAGGGGAGTATATTCGCCGATGGTTGCCCGAAATTAGTCATCTTGATACGGCAGAATTAGTCACGGGCAAAATATCCCCTATTCTAGCTCAAAGTTGTGATTATCCCAGTCCCATTGTAGATCATAGTCAACAACAAAGACTATTTAAACAAATTTATAGCAGTTTAAAGTAA
- a CDS encoding FIST signal transduction protein, giving the protein MSNQIQWVNGLSTNASLEKAIDEVVTKIKSKLTTNPDIGIVFISSAFASDYPRLMPILLEKLPLPCVIGCGGGGIVGMKNDYQPKEVEGYPALSLTVASLPDVEINPFYVTSQDLPDLDSAPNEWWQMIGVSMEKQPNFILLSDSFSTKINELLEGLDFAYPNTIKLGGLASASTMGVGSGLFYFDGEDSDEYFFSQGTVGVALSGNIKVDSIVAQGCRPIGDIFQVTQGERNIIVEMTDNAGNTDNPLKLLRQLIAQLSPEDQELAQYALFIGIVGDEFKLQLKPGDFLIRNLVGVDPKYGAIAVGDKIRTGQRVRFHLRDAKASADDLETLLTNYCNEKSDTASSVGALMFSCMGRGEGLYGKPNFDSQLFLDYVTDIPVAGFFCNGEIGQVGGTTFLHGYTSVFGIFSQVS; this is encoded by the coding sequence ATGTCAAATCAAATTCAGTGGGTTAATGGTTTATCAACTAATGCGTCTTTAGAAAAAGCCATTGATGAAGTGGTGACAAAAATTAAATCTAAATTAACCACTAATCCCGATATAGGTATTGTCTTTATTTCTTCCGCTTTTGCTAGTGATTATCCTCGACTGATGCCCATTTTATTAGAGAAACTTCCGTTACCTTGTGTTATTGGTTGTGGAGGAGGAGGCATTGTCGGCATGAAAAATGATTATCAACCGAAAGAAGTAGAAGGATACCCCGCTTTGAGTTTGACAGTAGCTAGTTTGCCTGATGTGGAAATAAATCCTTTTTATGTGACTTCTCAAGATTTGCCTGATTTGGATAGCGCACCAAATGAATGGTGGCAGATGATTGGGGTAAGTATGGAAAAGCAACCTAATTTTATTCTATTATCGGATTCTTTCTCTACCAAAATCAATGAGTTATTAGAAGGTTTAGATTTTGCCTATCCGAATACCATTAAGTTAGGAGGGTTAGCTAGTGCTAGTACAATGGGAGTCGGTAGTGGTTTATTCTATTTTGATGGGGAAGATTCCGATGAATATTTCTTCTCTCAAGGTACTGTAGGAGTCGCCCTTAGTGGTAATATAAAAGTAGATTCGATCGTAGCGCAAGGTTGTCGCCCCATTGGAGATATTTTTCAAGTCACCCAAGGAGAAAGAAATATTATTGTGGAAATGACAGACAATGCAGGTAATACCGATAACCCCTTAAAATTATTAAGACAACTAATAGCACAACTTAGCCCTGAAGATCAAGAATTAGCACAATATGCTCTTTTTATTGGCATCGTGGGCGATGAATTTAAGTTACAACTCAAACCGGGGGATTTTCTCATTCGTAATCTTGTCGGTGTTGATCCTAAATACGGTGCGATCGCAGTAGGTGACAAAATTAGAACAGGGCAAAGAGTACGTTTTCACCTCAGAGATGCTAAGGCTTCCGCCGATGATTTAGAAACCCTATTAACTAATTATTGTAACGAAAAATCTGATACTGCTTCTTCCGTGGGTGCGTTGATGTTTTCCTGCATGGGTAGAGGTGAGGGTTTATACGGTAAACCGAATTTCGATTCTCAGTTATTCCTTGACTATGTCACAGATATTCCCGTAGCTGGTTTTTTCTGTAATGGGGAAATTGGGCAAGTAGGAGGCACTACTTTCTTACATGGATATACTTCGGTTTTTGGTATCTTCTCTCAAGTATCATAA
- a CDS encoding DNA methyltransferase, with the protein MLNIFSEINFNTIKNNPDFKEDSVREVIILPLLNSLGYTENNIIRSKTLQHPFLKIGSKKRKINLIPDYLLKIENNYAWVLDAKAPNENIKNGDHIEQVYCYASHPEVRSNYFALCNGVEFSLFKTTATDTPILFFSLDEFSHYFDRLSKFLSLNSFQFGKGFSYDHPPKSPINDPPKSPLEKGTFSSNFLLIKDNFSSNSPLIKGGWGGSFDYLNRPLLAEIIPKKQAAKRHFGVHGYFTKQVWNVVAEYIKNFSQPNDTILDPFGGSGVTAIEALMNNRKAISIDINPLAIFLVNSLISPVNFDDLNKAFERVKSAYQKHEPITEDEIKKALLKYPYPQGLKLPKGSDVDTIEKLFSDKQLAQLAFLKHLINKEKNKNIRNSLMLAFSSTVNKYNLTFHYTKTEGGGDSSIFRYYRYRIAPSPGEMPLLKIYETKYKKVISAKKEMEYNINENTISNAQILKASATDLSFIPNESIDYIYTDPPYGKKIPYLDLSTMWNGWLDLEVTENDYNLEAIEGGENHKSKDEYNELIAQSIKEMYRVLKFDRWLSFVFAHKDPEFWHLIIDTAESCGFEYKGAVAQKNGQTSFKKRQNPFTVLSGQLIINFCKVRTPRTILKANLGMDIAEIVIQTIEGVIAKNDGATLEQINDELIIKGLELGFLDLLKKEYSDLTPILLDNFDYDENSELFTIKKDTKFKSHIDVKLRIKYYLISYLRRMERENKTSTFDEIVLNILPLLKNGTTPENQTILTVLEDIAERVGENHWKLKGEGQLSLF; encoded by the coding sequence ATGCTAAATATTTTCTCAGAAATTAATTTTAATACTATCAAAAATAATCCAGACTTTAAAGAAGATAGCGTTAGAGAAGTGATTATTTTACCCCTACTAAATTCATTAGGTTATACCGAAAATAATATTATTCGCAGTAAAACTTTACAGCATCCTTTCCTTAAAATTGGCAGTAAAAAACGCAAAATTAATTTAATACCTGATTATCTCTTAAAAATTGAAAATAATTATGCTTGGGTATTGGATGCAAAAGCCCCTAATGAGAATATTAAAAATGGTGATCATATTGAGCAAGTTTATTGTTATGCTAGTCATCCTGAAGTGAGAAGTAATTATTTTGCCCTCTGTAATGGTGTCGAGTTTAGTTTGTTTAAAACTACTGCTACTGATACCCCTATTTTATTCTTTTCTCTTGATGAATTTTCTCATTATTTCGATCGTTTAAGTAAATTTTTGTCCTTAAATAGTTTTCAATTTGGGAAGGGTTTTAGTTATGATCATCCCCCTAAATCCCCAATAAATGATCCCCCTAAATCCCCCTTAGAAAAGGGGACTTTCTCGTCTAACTTCCTCCTTATTAAGGATAATTTTTCGTCTAACTCCCCCCTTATTAAGGGGGGCTGGGGGGGATCATTTGACTACTTAAATCGCCCTTTATTAGCTGAAATTATCCCGAAAAAACAAGCGGCAAAAAGACATTTTGGGGTGCATGGTTATTTCACTAAACAAGTGTGGAATGTGGTGGCTGAATATATTAAAAATTTTAGTCAACCTAATGATACTATTCTTGATCCCTTTGGAGGTAGTGGTGTCACTGCCATTGAGGCTTTAATGAATAATAGAAAAGCCATCAGTATTGACATTAATCCCCTTGCTATTTTTCTCGTTAATTCCCTCATTTCTCCTGTAAATTTTGATGACTTAAACAAGGCATTTGAAAGGGTAAAATCAGCTTATCAAAAACATGAACCTATTACCGAAGATGAAATCAAAAAAGCCTTGCTAAAATATCCTTATCCGCAGGGTTTAAAACTGCCTAAAGGTTCGGATGTGGATACTATCGAAAAATTATTTAGTGATAAACAATTAGCTCAATTAGCTTTCTTAAAACATCTCATTAATAAAGAGAAAAATAAAAATATTAGAAACTCTTTAATGTTGGCTTTTTCTAGCACAGTAAATAAATATAATTTAACGTTTCATTATACAAAAACTGAAGGAGGAGGAGACAGTTCTATTTTTAGATATTATCGTTATAGAATAGCACCATCACCGGGTGAAATGCCTTTATTAAAAATTTATGAAACTAAGTATAAAAAAGTAATTTCTGCTAAAAAAGAGATGGAATATAATATTAATGAAAACACCATTTCTAACGCTCAAATTCTCAAAGCATCGGCGACAGATTTAAGTTTTATACCTAATGAAAGTATAGATTATATTTACACTGATCCACCCTACGGCAAAAAAATTCCCTACCTAGATTTATCGACTATGTGGAATGGTTGGCTAGATTTAGAAGTCACTGAAAATGACTATAATTTAGAGGCAATTGAAGGAGGAGAAAACCACAAATCTAAGGATGAATATAACGAATTAATCGCCCAAAGTATCAAGGAAATGTATCGAGTTTTAAAGTTCGATCGATGGTTGTCGTTTGTATTCGCTCATAAAGACCCCGAATTTTGGCATCTCATCATCGATACTGCTGAAAGTTGCGGTTTTGAATATAAGGGCGCAGTTGCTCAAAAAAATGGACAAACTAGCTTCAAAAAACGTCAAAATCCCTTTACCGTCTTATCTGGACAATTAATCATAAATTTTTGTAAAGTTCGTACTCCTCGAACTATTTTAAAGGCTAATTTGGGAATGGATATAGCAGAAATTGTTATCCAGACGATCGAGGGTGTAATTGCTAAAAATGATGGGGCTACCCTTGAGCAAATTAATGATGAATTGATTATAAAAGGCTTAGAATTGGGGTTTTTAGATTTATTGAAGAAAGAATATTCAGATTTAACTCCGATATTATTAGACAACTTTGACTATGATGAAAATAGCGAATTATTTACTATTAAAAAAGATACTAAGTTTAAGTCTCACATAGACGTAAAACTAAGAATTAAATACTATTTAATCAGTTATTTAAGAAGGATGGAAAGAGAAAATAAAACCAGCACTTTTGATGAAATTGTCTTGAATATTTTACCCTTATTAAAAAATGGTACAACTCCCGAAAATCAAACTATTTTAACAGTGTTAGAAGACATTGCGGAGAGGGTAGGAGAAAACCATTGGAAATTGAAAGGAGAAGGGCAATTAAGTTTATTTTAG
- a CDS encoding energy-coupling factor transporter transmembrane component T family protein encodes MDLLRSLPIGLYLEKPLTWLHKLDPRVKLAWLMSLILSPLLANPYWRIFLVLFLIVITGLAFIPWRVQKKQLSWLLFFSTLIFILTSFSPDGFNLTYQPRLPSSDISISQPTNYQYIIYQIGNFKVTRRSLDLAIRVSTLFFTLIYSSNLYLLTTASEQITAGIEELLSPLRRFKLPITEIVLTLTLALRFIPLVLEEIQNLIRSISTRAIQWKKLGIKKSLQIWVIVAERLLENILLRAEQISIAMEVRGFTTPNEHQVQWHQLKLSIYDFLALLSLILFWFARIFIGS; translated from the coding sequence ATGGATTTATTACGATCGCTCCCCATTGGATTATACTTAGAGAAACCCTTAACATGGTTACATAAACTCGATCCGAGAGTTAAATTAGCATGGTTGATGAGTTTAATTCTGTCTCCTTTATTGGCTAATCCCTATTGGCGTATTTTTTTAGTCTTATTTTTAATCGTCATTACTGGTTTAGCTTTCATTCCTTGGCGAGTGCAAAAAAAACAACTAAGTTGGTTACTGTTTTTCTCAACTCTCATTTTCATCCTCACATCATTTTCACCCGATGGCTTTAATCTTACCTATCAACCAAGATTACCTAGTAGTGATATTTCTATTAGTCAACCTACCAATTATCAATATATAATTTATCAGATAGGAAACTTTAAAGTTACTCGTCGCTCGTTAGATTTAGCTATTAGAGTTAGTACTTTATTTTTTACTCTAATTTATAGCAGTAATTTATATTTATTAACCACCGCATCAGAGCAAATTACCGCAGGAATTGAAGAATTATTATCCCCTTTAAGAAGGTTTAAATTGCCCATAACCGAAATAGTTTTAACCTTAACTTTAGCTTTAAGATTTATTCCCTTAGTCTTAGAAGAAATCCAAAATTTAATTCGATCGATCAGCACCAGAGCGATACAATGGAAAAAATTAGGGATTAAAAAAAGTTTGCAAATTTGGGTAATTGTCGCCGAAAGACTATTAGAAAATATACTTTTAAGGGCAGAACAAATTTCGATCGCAATGGAAGTACGAGGATTTACAACACCTAACGAACATCAAGTACAATGGCATCAATTAAAACTTAGTATTTATGATTTTTTAGCTTTATTATCTCTCATTTTATTCTGGTTTGCACGAATTTTCATCGGCAGTTAA